AGTCAAGTCATGACATTGATGCAGAAGTATGCTGAATTTGTTGCTAATAACAACCTTTATTGACCTTCCAAGTGGTGGGAGTTCACTTCACTTGGTCTAATAATCAAGAGTGGTTTGTGATATGCAAGTTAGATTCTTGACCTCGCCAGATTGGGAGGGCCATTACCTTGGGACCGTCTAATCAATTGTTACCAAGGCTGGCTCTGaccatattcttcttcttttttggaagAATCTGACCATATTCCAATTTATCTTCAAACCTCTAGTATCTAGATTGGTCCATCActcttcaaatttcaaaattggcAATTGGATCTTAAGGAGTTGCAAAATCTTAAGAGGTCATTTGGCTCCCTCTATTTCACGACCCAACTGCGCTTGCGTCTCACATTGCGGGTGACCAACTCCATCGATTATGGCATTGTCTGCCATTGACGCGGGCAAGTGAGCACCATCCACacttgcatctctctctctctctctctctctctctctctctctctctctctctctgttgtttGCCGACGCTGGCAAGTGAGCAGCATCATCTGCCATTGAAGGGTGCCCATCTGCACTTTCTTCTCTGGTTTTTGGATACCCAACTTAATTGATTCTAACACCATCTACCATTGACGTAGGCAAATGAGCAGCAGGTATTCCCTGTCTGCTAGAGAAAATGTCTTTGTTGGAAATATACTTCTCCATCGATCTGTCCCATGATTTCACCATTCGCCCTTTCTACTGACTAAGCATTTCTTGGTTCAATGATGGCAATGGGCCCATTGAATTCTGGATATTGGTCCGATATGGTTCATGCCTGGGCCTGTAATATAGGCCCACAGGTCGGCCCCGATCGTGAGGCCCGGATGATGAATGGGTGAGCTGGGGCTaggtttttgaaatttttttatggaGAGATGAGCCCAGGAGCAAGCCCATTTATAGCGTTGTGGCCAATGTTGGACTTGGAATAAAAGCCTAATAAATAAATGGGTTTGGCCAAGGTCTATTTGATTCAAGGCCCAGCCCATCCTGGCCCATTGCCATTTAATCTCATTCTCCCATCCATGGATAGTGTGCCTATAACTTGTCTGTGGTGCATCTTGGGGTTGTTCTTTTCTCAATGTTAATTCTTTCTAAGCATAGATGAATAGTAGATTTCTTGAGGTAATCAAGACCATAGGCACGATGGGTTCCATCACCGTGATCACTGGTCACCTATATTTTAGAAGATCTTAATTTTTCAATCTTTGGCCtttgcccatttaatgaggcaATATGAATTAAgagtgcatttggatgctcaattgaggGAAAAACAGAATGGAGGGTGGCACCATTTTTATCAAAATTACATGTTTGTGTCATGTTGAACTTGAAATGATAGTAATTGCTATGTGGGGGCTACCAGTCCCTTGTTATgaatggagtgggccccaccttagtcaTTTGATGCTATGAAAGAGATCGAAACTTACAGCTTTAAGATGATAATACTTTCATGCAAACTGGTGAAGAGCAAACAATCCAAACATTTGATTTTTCTTGGGGAAATAATGATCGGTGGAAAGCCCGGCGGTATGTGACCATAAAATGAGATAGACACTCATCGATTGATGCCGTAATGCCATCCACACACAACCAAAACAACTATGGTAGGCTATGATGAGTTTGCTATAGTTGAGAGTATTTTTTTTTGGTCTAGGACTGGAAATGGGTGTGGCTAGGCTGATGTGGGCTCCCACTCTTGACCATAATAATTGTCCATTGAGCAGGCTAAAAATAGTGACTTTAATTCAAACTCAGATTCTGACTACGAAACCGAGCTAGGGATTAATATATTTACAGTAGTAGCTTCGTTGCATCAGCGGTGGCAGTGATTTGCCACACCGCAGCCATGGCGGGAGCAATAATCATTGCACATTATACgacagaagaggaagaagaacctCGACATGTCTGCAATTGGACAGGTTTTCAATTTACTAATGCCGATCCTTATTGGATTCTATACAACGTGTTTCGACCATATTCGAATGAACAAGGAATTTTTCATTTGTTTACGGGATATAATTCATGAAACCGGTCAATTGTCCAGTTCGCCTGAAGTTACCCCAAAAGAATAGTTAATAATGTTCTTGTATACCATTTTCCATAATGTAAAAAAATTGCATTCTCCAACAATTCAACCGTTCAGGTGAAATTATTAGTTGCTACTTTAACAATATTTTGAACGTGATTGTCAGATTCTATGACGTATTTATAACACCTCCCAAGCTTAGAATTCCTCTGAAAATACAAAATAACAAATGGTTCTTTCCATATTTTAATGATTGTATCAGAGCTATAGATGATATACTCATTCCAACAAGGATCCCAATGAAAGAGAAGGGTTTATGGCGTAGTAGAAATTAGTACGTATCCAAAAATATTCTAGCAGCTTGCTCTTTTGATTTAAGATTTTTGAACGTCCGCTCTAGCTGGAAAAGATCTACTTTGGATTTACGTGTACTAGCATCTCCACACATGAGGGAAAGAAAATTGTCTCTACCCAAGGATAAGTGCTACTTAGTTGATGCAGGTTTTCCTTACACCTCTGGATTCCTTGTACCCTATTGAGGTATATCTTACCATCTCAAGAAATTTAAGCAGGGTTGTATTCCGAGGGACAAGAAAGAGTTGTTTAATTTTCGTcatttgtttgttaaaaaatacCATTGAGTGGGAATTTAGAGTTTTAAAATCACAGTTCCTTATATTGAAGTGCACCCCATCTCATCAAATAAAGAGATAGGTAAAGGTTTTAATATCTTATTGTATCATACATATTTGCATTGTGAACAAGAGGAATAATGTATTTCTCAAAGAAGTTGACAATTTAGGTGACGATGGAAATTTAGATGGAAGAGCATTCATGTGCCAATGAAAATGACAATGGAACAATTAGAATGGAGGGAAGTGACAACGACGGGTCAAATAAAGAGATGCAAACTGTAGAACAAGGCAAAAGGGAGATGCTTAGAACTAGTTTTGCGATAGACTCGCAAAAGCTATATAGGAGAAATTCAATCATAATGTTCAATGGATATTTGTAACTGCTAGCATTTGTTATATAGTTATATTGCAGTATGTAATAAACATATATTTATTTCTTGCACTTTATGATGCACGTTCAATTGCATTTTATCAAGAATGTCAACATCAAACGAAGCCGTGTAATCTTGTGAGAGATCAATAAAATGGAATTCAATGATGGATAATTGTATGATTGAGGTGGTGTTGGAATACCTCCCTTGGCTATCTCTCTGACAGTAACCAATTTATACCCATAATATATATTGCAGTTATTAGTTCGATCTGTGAGAAGTTGCATGTCGAGGTAACCAACAACGACTGCAAGAATCAAATTTGGACATTGAAGAAAAATTACTACATTGTGAAATTTCCAATCAAGCAGAGTGGATTTGGATGGGACAACAACTGCAAGTGCACTACTGCAAAATTGAAAGTATGGGATGCCTATATCGAGGTAAATTATAGAAACATATTTTCACATAAAATCTTGTTAGTTATAGTTTGCAAATACACAATACTTAATATAATTTTCTATTCTACTGCCCATAGAAACTAGTGAAGCAAAGAGAGTTTAGAACAACCCATATCTTTATTTTTAGAGTGGCAAAAATAGTTGGGACTGACCATGCTAGCAACTCAAGATCTCGAGCACATACTAAATCGCTTAAAAACCCTGAGAATCCCATATGGAGGCATTAGAGTTGGACCCATTTGAATATAACCCTTGTGGGAGACTTGTCTGATTTCTCTGATGCATGTACACAGCCAGCATCATTGCCAGGTAGTCCGTATTTGGAATGACTGACATTCTTCATTTGATTattgggatttttttaaaaaatatatttttgttgCCTTATAAATTAGATTTACACATTCTTCATGCAGTTGTCTTCTAGTGTCATGGGACAAATATTATGTGGTATTTGTCAGTCGTTGTCTTGTCATTTATATGCCACGAGAAGAATGTTACAAAGATGTGGATGAATTTAGTCATAATAAATATCAGTCATTCACCTTTTTAGTTGAAGCTCAACAAGCTTTTACGAACTTTATCAAAGAACAATGAAGTAAAATGAGTGATTCTTGATCGAGTGGAAAGACACTAAATAAATACTATGTTGTATTTGTTGGTCGTTGCCTAGGAATATATGGATCATGAGAGGAATGTATTGCATAGGTTCATGGGTTTTTTGGTAGTTGTTACAAGTTATTTGACACTTTAAAGGAAGCACACGATTTCTTAGTGCAATCCGATGCAAATTGGAAGGAATGATTTTGATAGTTAATCATTTCTAAATTCAAGTGTTCTATAATGTAATTTCCATGGTGTGTGTGGGTttggaccacacacacacacacacacagaggaatgctcacctgcgcacctttgcacaagtgttatgggcacagaatctgaacagtccacgtgatgtggcaccgcttgaaacctcacaagcccaactttcagcccgatacaaaactctggtcggccaatatatatatagtaattgaTAGGTTTCATCATTTTTAACATATGGGGTTTTGCTTCAAGTATAAaattagtgggcccacttttatggcttACTCAAGACTTAGAATTACCTTATTTTTATCTGAAATATAtgtttcaatgggcttattacaaagGTTATCTATAATGCGACATGTACAGTATTCAGGGTATTAAAGAAGATATACTTAATGATATTAAGGTTCCTATGAATATATTACATAATTCTTCTTTATCCAAAATTCAGGCTGTCAGACACAACTAAAGATTCCAAATCATTTCGTTTCCAATGtatttgtgatttggattccaatacaTTGCAAATACAAGCTGCTAAACGAGCCCCAAGGAGAGAGGAGGCGGTGTGGTGTCACAAGTCTGGAGCAACTTGGCTTTGGGAGGGGGATAAAAACACTGCCTCTCTCATAGAATTGTGAAAGGGAGACTTAGAATGAATCATAACAAAAGATACCCTTTCTGTGCATAAAAGACATCAATAATTATGATCTTACATATGAACAATTCCTCAATATTTTCTTTAGTGGCTATGAAAGGTTTTCTCtgtgcgtttttttttttaaaaaaaaataaaataataataaataaaataaaatcctttttGGGAGTGTTTTACCTGAGTTGTATGTATATAAAATAGTCATGCTTTCCACAATTTGGTGACAAAATGTATTTACTTGAACAAATCTTTCTGTTGCCAAATTGGTCAGTTCCATTTGTTCACAAAGCTTCTTAATTGCAGACATTTTTGGAACACCTAGCAGAGGAACAAACGGTCAATTTTGAAAGAACTTAACTGTCAAACTTTTTTCAGGTGTTTATCTGCCTGATTCAGAAGGGAAAAGAGTTGCGTCCATGTATCAGTTTCAATTCAACATGCGTTTGATTCACACTTGATGTTCTGAAAAAGATTGACCATCAAGAAAGAGGGAAATATGGAGTCTTTGCATAAAGAAATGTGTTGAGAAACAGCCAATGTATAGAAACTTTCAATGAGATAGGGATGAAATGTCTGTTTGTAGCATCCTAATAGAAGACCTGGCTCAAGTCAGGGATTCAATTGTGTTCTATAGTAACCTTTATTCAGAAGAAGACTTCAATTGGACAAAGTCACAAAGGCCAAATGGTCTCCTTTAGATGTATTCCCAGGGGGAAAGTGGCATGGCTTGAAATAGGTTCGAAGAGTTCAAGAAAGTGGTTTAGGAGATGGGGAGATGGATAGAGACAAGGCTGCAGATACTGGTAGGTTGCACACGGCATGATATGCCATAAATTTCCTTAGGATAAGAACATTTCTCTGATTTGATTTAGAGAAGTCGCATTATATTAGGAGGGTTGTTTTCCTTTAGTCATTAGGCTCAACACTGCCACTTGATTTGGTTTCCTGTTGTCTGTGTATGGTGGCTTTTCTGGCTAACCTTGCAATATTTATACTTTGTGCATGACGTTGGAATCACATCCTTGAATAACCACGAAGAGTTGAACTCAAAGAACTCCATACATGTATGAATCCTAACTTGGACCACCCACCAGTGTTCTAAAATGCCTACCCTGTTCAGATTGTCTGTCTTTTTGCTTATCTGATGAATTATTTTTTGCCCACATAACAGAATGCAGAGATACAAGGATGATCCTAGATGTCTTCTGAAACTCACAATGCAATAGCCAGCAGCATTGTTAAGGCTCCTTTTGGGTAGGAGACCCTACACCATTGGAACATTTAAGCATAATCcccattttggtggggcccacatcctccATATCAGGTTTTCATCATCAAAGCAGAGCTTCCTTAGTCTTAACTATATTGAAGTTTTAGAGAAAGGTAAACATGGCTAACACGAATTTGATTTATGGAGGATGCAGGGGCCACCAAAATTTGGATTAGGCCCTTATCCTGATTTCGGAGCATTCCCTGCCCAAAATGGGGCTGGCCGGAAACTTAATGTTATTAGAATTTCCGCCTGGAGGTAATGGACtagatgttcttaggcatcaaATGACTTGAGTGCATGCATGCGTCCCTTCCAATAAGCTTTGCACATATGGTTCATGGTGTCAGCTCTATTTCAAACAACTGGGATTCCATGGCCTTCTTTCTTCGCATAGATGATGGAATGTCTCAGCTTGACATGATTGCTTCTTTCAAACAGAAGTGTGATGGAATGTAAACTGTGGATGGAATAATGCTCTAGGAATTACAAAGCACTTTGGTGAACAAGTATGCGGGTTGTCTCCAGCTCATTACTGAGCTTGAGCTGGTAGAGACGGTGTAGTATGTGAATGATCTAGGGTTTGATAGATGTTTATCCTATCTTGTAAACTGATACTAGAacctgcaaaaaagaaaaaagggctaGCAGGTTTGAAGTTGGTACAAGTGGAGATGAGTGAAGATGGTTGCGTGATCCAAGAAGTTGATAAATGGGTTAGGGTGGGAATGTGGAATGGCTCAAGTAAGAATTCATAACACATGAATGTGTGGATAACAAACAGATCTTCTATTCCATTGGTTGAATTGTTGAACCATATGCCTTTCTTGTACCTTTCTTGTACCTTTCTTGTACGAATTGAAAAACCCAAATGCCTACACCTGATAAGGTGCAAGGCACGACTCCATGCGGTGTGTGAAGAAAAGTGGGCTCTTTTGTTTGGAGGATAGGCAGGCTCCGGTCCATCTATGTACTGGTTTGAGTCTTACTGAACAGATTATGTAATCCAGATGAAAAGGTCAGGTGATAGAAAGGTGTGCATCCAACATCATTTTTGTTACTAGTATGGGGTATCAACTTCATCTCCTTGGTGGTCACGGTGTCTAACAACCACACCTGATAgctttttttttggggttagcttgttagtacacacccatgtcagtacacacactctactgttagccacccccactagggatcgataccaagacctcaagtgttgaaacaaggtatctccactcagtcttaccagtgagctatggatcagggtgtaacgGTACCTGATAGCTCACCTCGTGGATGAGCCAATTGTGAGAAACTGCAGCCGCCAGCTGTTTATGACAGGCAGCTATCATGActgtttgattttatttctttttctttttcttttttcattgaaaGGTAAGGTTGCTCTAAACTCTTGTTATTGTCCTGAGATAGGTGATGGCATGAATTTGCAATTTAACCTGAGTAATGGCTCGTCTGAGAAGGGGCTACTGATCTTGATCACATGGGTTGCATTTGCAAAAGTGCACCAATGTAGAGCTTGTACTAGATTCTAGCTTTGTTTGAAATTGCTACAGCTTCCTGGGACAGAAAGTTGAGCTAAAATGACACTGATATGAGGATGGATGCTGCTGCCAGCAAACTTCTTGCTTATCTCACTTGATATGTTAGAATGGATATGCGAAAGGTTTTAATTTTAATAGGGATGCTCGGATGCCCACGTGTACAACGGCAGTGTTTTTATATTCGTCATCACTCTACTAGGatgtcaatgttttttttttcccatcacaAGTGGGAAAGATGAAAGGGGAGGGCTGCACATCAGCAAATAATCAACATTGAGGTCCACTAATTGAATGGTTTGAATTAAGGTGCATGCTTGCCATGTATATGGCTGCAGTACGTATATATGGATCATTCTACTCTATCATAGTATCAGTGATTATTTCCTTGAGAATGCAGAAAAGACAATAGATAATGTAACCGTCCAATGGGTTGGATTAGGCTCATACCAAACTACCTATATCCCAAGTTGACTGGTCAGATTCAGATCCCATTAAGCATGGATACAGGTCTGTTCGCTATAAGGGCCTTTTTGTAGCCACTTAAGAATGACTTCATCTTGTAATTATGGATTAGAGATCAATCTTTTTGGTATGGATTAAAACTACAACCAGAAATTAAAAACTATGATCTCTTATATGTAATCGGTATTAACTAAATGAAATGGACTTCATTTTAAGTGACAGGCCCCAAAGTGTATTGCGTTCCTTTGACGATTTTGCTCTATTAGAATTACGTAATAATCTCGACAGCAGAAGTACTAGGGGATTGCATGAGGAGAGATTTAAGAAGTAAAAATTGTGACAGGTGTGCTAACATGGCACTTGTGCGCAAGAACCAGGATACAGAAGAGGCAGGGATGAAAATAACCATGCccctatatatataaaaaattctagGATGGTTCACTGCGAGAGACATCTTGTACTGGGAATCTTCTTTCTAACCCTTCATTTCTATTAAATGATTCATGGCGAGTGAAAGGTCTGATACATTGCTTGGGGCATGTTTCACTGTAAGGTGCACTAAATTAACGGTCCTAATATTGAAAATGCGTGACATGTTGTTGGCATCTGTGGTGTAATTCACTTTAGTAATTAACAGTTCAGATGGATGGAACCATGAGCCACTTGTAGAGACCCCCTTTAGATAGAATTTACAGAGTTAATCCTGGATTATTTAGTACTAATTATATTTAAAATGTACAAAGTTATTAGAAGATAAATCTTCTAATGAAGTTACACGAAGGAGTCTCCAAACTCACGACTTTTATGGTGGTATATCTAAAACAAATCATTCACACCAATATGATACTAGTGCAAGGCCAGAGCTTTCGAACAGGTGGGCTACACTGTTTACATTTGTCCGTAAAAAAATCATGCCGATTACATCTCTGTCTGCAATTGACGGATAGCTTAGAAAACTGGGGAAGGCTAGAAAAGATTGTTTTAGAGAAGTGTTTTGCTTATTCGTACACTATACTCCACTTGAGGAGTTAAATAAATGGCCAGTTCTTTAGGCCCAAAGATCTGCacaatgtggcccattgatggaAAGCTATTGGCATGTGTGGATAAGCAGGGCTCCACGACGCACACTGACTTGATAGCTTTCCCCTACATTATCAATGTTATCAACCAATCCATGCTTTTTCGTCTTAGGATATTCAGGATGCAGGTTCCCATTTCCTGTGCAGCATTTGGGTGGATCTTGTTGAAGTTAATGGATTTGATCCAAACCTGTTGATACTTCCAAACAGGCTCTGAACCCTTAGCAACAGTTAAAAGTGTTAGGAACGGGTGTTTTCATTGTGGTCATGAACAACGCATAGACTAGAAATAGACATACAACGGTTTCCAAATGATTATAGCGGTGGCAATCAATGAAAAGGACTAACAGTTGGTGCACACTGACTAGCAGTGGAGTTTATCTCCACATCAGAAACAAGTAGCTGCACATTACTACATCTTCTCAGGCTTTCTTCTGCTTCGCTGGAAGAGGGAATATAAAGCGGAAAACCCACGCAGCCAGAATCGCTCCAACAAAGGGGCAAATCCAGTATACATAAAACTGTTCCCACGTATTGTGTCGATTATTGACATATGCCCAGCCGAAGGCCTGCAGCAGAGCAATTCCAAAATTGACATCATGTTTATGCTCGAAACTAAAACCACAAGAATAAACACTGGTATAAACCTCAATCTAATATCATTTTAGTGCTGGATCCTTCTTTGAGGGAGGATCCCCTCCTAGTGCATGTGATGCACCGATTTAGATAATGGTAAATCTCTGCAATCTTTCATTATTCTACAGCAActaaatacatttaaaaaaaaaaaaaaaaaccagaagaagaaggagaagaagataatAACAGACGATAACATCCAAACAAATAGCAACCTAGCAATAGAATAAGGAGACTAATGCCACGTGTCCCCAGTCAGCTGGGACTTATTTTCAAATCCTAACAAACACCAAATAGTATTAAGAAATGCATTAGATGAAATGGCTGTATTCATTCACTGTCAGGACATTGATAAATCAATATTCCCACAAACTGTTTTTTGTCACTAATTGTAGTAAATGTAAAACTACGACAGGTATGCATTAAAAACCACATCAACATATCAGGAGAGAAATAGACAAGGTAGTCAATGAGTTTTCTGGCATGATGAGATATGGTCGTGGTAGGGAATAGGGTCAGAGAGATCTGGTTGCTGGACgaacatagaagttcaattcaatcgTGTCGGAggtttgagagagagggaggaaggaaGAGTTTCCAACAAGGTTGGACAAAAGTTCATTTCAACCAAATTTTTTGTTGTTAAAATCTCTAAGTAAATGGAACAGATTTTTTGCCCAAAGTTGACAGTATGTTTGAGAAGGCTTTCATCCCTAACGTAAGGACTGATCACTGAGTGTGTGAACTATCAAAATTTCTCTGTTTGGCTGTTTTACATGGGGATGATTGGTTTCACTAACAATATCTATTGGACAAAGGCACCGTCCAGGAAGCTTTTGGTAGGATGTGAGTCAGAGAGTTTCAGCTTTCTGTTCAACGCAGTTCTAGACAATATCCAGACAAACAACCACAGCTTTCAGGAGATTCAATTTTCAAACAGGTTTCCTTTGCATGCGGGATGAAACAATGGTGAACCATCTGCTTTTTTCATAATTCTCAGAATTAGTTTCTGTGCCATTCTAGTTGCACCAATGTCTGTTCCAAGggctttctttagcttttctttccCCAATCCTTCCCCTCTCTAATATACCCTAACCATTCCATAAAGACCCAAGCTCAGGTCTCTCTGCTCTCAGCCCCCAACCAAACATAAACCTTAAGCTTCAAACCTCTACCAAATCTTAATTATAGCCCATCTGCAGATCCTTCTGCACTTAACCCCCAAGGCACCAATCAAACCTGAAGCTTACACTTACCCCAAATCTTAATTACAGTCCATCCACATTGGTGGAAGTCTTGGCTTTTTGACTTTGGAGGGTCCTGGGGGGTGTCATCTCAAAGATGCAGGGGTTTTTGTGCTTGGCAAGTAGATTTTAGATGCAACCATTATATAGCCCATGAGTACATCGATTCCCAAGTACAGGTCAGGCAAACCAGGCATCATACGCAAGTTGCACATGGAAAAAGCATTATGCATTCAAGTGAAGAAGAGCTgcaagaagaagatcaagaaaaggAAAATCGTGAATGGATTATGGTAGGAAAATCTGTGAAGAAGGTCACTAGGAGAAAGGACGCTTCCTCTTAACTGACTCCATACATCACTGGATTCCCAGAAGGTTGGTTGCCTATCAACTTCTCTCAGATCTTCGGTAGAGCCGGAGCAGTAATGGAGGTAGTTATACCTCGAGATCGAGCTTCATCAAAGTCAATGGGCTTTGCTTTTGTTCGTGTGGGTTCAGATGAAGAGCTAGCACGAGTGGTTAAGCTTCTTCATGGCGAAGGTTTTGGGAGAAAAAGGCTGTCGGTACAAAGAGACAGTTTTGGTCCAGAGCTTCAAATAAAAGAAGGGGCTAAGATAaatcaagaaagaaaagaggTTTCCGTAGAGCTTACGATGAAGGATCTGGGTGAGGATAGGAGACAACACAGACAGAATCAGGAATAAATTGGGAATGGGAAAGTATCCACCTTCAGGGAAGCAGTTTTGGGAGCAGCTGCTCAATCTCCACAGCTGATGGAACCCCAGACGAAGGAAACCCAGGTGGACAAGGATGAGCTTTTCAAGGTGGAAGAAACAGGGAGGACAACACATCTGAAGGTCAGCCCGAAGGCGCTTGATAAGACCAAGGACTACTTATGGTCGTCAGTCGTGGCTGAAACAAAACCCAAATCAACTATTCCCCAAATTACAGCCTGGCTCAAAGACTGCTGTGGATGGTTCGGGGAAGATTAGATGATTAGACCCATTGGGGAAGAAGAGGTATGGATATGGGTATGTCCTGAGCGGATATGTGAGTGTCAAAGATCCAACCAGGT
This DNA window, taken from Magnolia sinica isolate HGM2019 chromosome 14, MsV1, whole genome shotgun sequence, encodes the following:
- the LOC131225791 gene encoding uncharacterized protein LOC131225791 — its product is MTDTWMRDPLSDDMRCRVISSICEKLHVEVTNNDCKNQIWTLKKNYYIVKFPIKQSGFGWDNNCKCTTAKLKVWDAYIEVFICLIQKGKELRPCISFNSTCV